A genomic region of Megalobrama amblycephala isolate DHTTF-2021 linkage group LG6, ASM1881202v1, whole genome shotgun sequence contains the following coding sequences:
- the LOC125270897 gene encoding interleukin-1 receptor type 1 → MPRTPEMSFSTFYLRWIFLPVLWVAGFPLEEIKTESKSFAFTAGLASRLECITDSPNVSWSRVPSQSLENISGITIKDHVLWFLPARPVHSGQYSCLRREGNDTWETIYTVSVRNETCPPMNRQQEVMSTKELECFLPHIFELDPGAQVTWRNHCHPLNVTYSKFFPVNRSPESAGEYTCFVNFTFEGQNYFAAQTTEINFRSRDFVVTKPEILLPKEETFTVTLGKSFNLSCQALAGKNDMGETSIYWYSDSDSLDVNYSQSITFKDGRKYMQAVLSISEVTAEYLYTDLTCMVQHSAGSDSVTVILIPASQKERNFWICFGLVALVFLLGAVAFLGRVDLVLAYRRVCPSAAGRSDGKSYDAYVSYLHGDQLSSSSAMTFALRFLPAVLEDLYGYKLFISGRDELPGEAVHEVVADRMSRSRRLIIVLTSQSCAASQTDPTKRPLVSEYGVRLEESSSVYEQRVGLYDALVKQGLKVILVQVEDGVEEALLPESLRYICRTRGILRWRQNGGDHANRRFWKYVRYHMPPAQKR, encoded by the exons ATGCCACGAACACCAGAAATGAGCTTTTCCACATTTTATTTGCGGTGGATTTTCCTGCCCGTCCTGTGGGTTGCAG GTTTCCCTCTTGAAGAGATTAAGACAGAGAGTAAGAGCTTTGCCTTCACTGCTGGTCTTGCGTCTAGACTTGAATGCATCACTGATAGTCCGAATGTGAGCTGGAGTCGCGTTCCCAGCCAGAGCTTGGAGAACATCAGTGGAATAACCATTAAAGACCATGTGCTCTGGTTCCTCCCGGCTCGGCCCGTCCACAGCGGACAATACTCGTGCCTCAGAAG AGAAGGCAACGATACCTGGGAAACAATATACACCGTCTCCGTTCGGAATGAAACATGCCCCCCTATGAACAGACAACAAGAAGTAATGAGCACAAAGGAACTTGAATGTTTCCTCCCTCACATCTTTGAGTTGGACCCTGGAGCTCAAGTCACCTGGAGAAAC CACTGCCATCCTCTCAATGTGACGTACAGTAAGTTTTTCCCGGTGAACAGATCTCCGGAGAGCGCTGGAGAGTACACTTGCTTTGTGAACTTTACTTTTGAAGGGCAAAACTACTTTGCTGCCCAGACTACAGAAATCAACTTCCGGTCTCGAGATTTTG TGGTGACGAAGCCTGAAATCCTCCTCCCAAAAGAAGAAACTTTCACAGTAACACTTG GTAAAAGTTTCAATCTGAGCTGCCAAGCTCTCGCTGGGAAGAACGACATGGGAGAGACTTCGATATACTGGTATAGTGACTCTGACTCTCTCGATGTGAACTACAGCCAGAGCATCAC CTTTAAGGACGGCCGGAAGTACATGCAGGCTGTCTTGTCCATCTCAGAAGTCACAGCTGAATATCTGTACACTGATCTCACCTGTATGGTTCAACATTCCGCAGGTTCAGATTCTGTTACAGTCATACTCATCCCAG CTAGTCAGAAGGAGCGTAATTTCTGGATCTGTTTCGGTCTGGTGGCTCTTGTCTTTTTACTGGGTGCCGTGGCGTTTCTCGGTCGAGTCGATCTGGTTCTGGCCTACAGGCGTGTGTGTCCGTCTGCTGCCGGACGCAGTG ATGGAAAGTCATATGATGCGTATGTGAGTTATCTCCATGGTGATCAGCTCAGCTCATCTTCTGCAATGACCTTTGCCCTGCGTTTCCTTCCTGCGGTGCTTGAAGATCTTTATGGTTACAAACTGTTCATCAGTGGACGTGATGAGCTTCCTGGGGAAG CGGTGCATGAAGTGGTGGCTGACAGAATGAGCCGAAGTCGAAGGCTGATCATCGTTCTCACATCACAGAGCTGCGCGGCGTCTCAGACCGACCCTACCAAGAGACCCCTCGTATCAGAGTACGGTGTGCGACTGGAAGAATCGTCCTCGGTCTACGAGCAGCGAGTGGGTCTCTATGACGCTCTGGTGAAGCAGGGTCTGAAGGTCATCCTGGTGCAGGTGGAGGACGGCGTCGAGGAGGCTCTGCTGCCCGAGTCTCTGCGGTACATCTGCCGCACCAGAGGCATCCTGAGATGGAGGCAGAACGGCGGAGATCACGCAAACAGAAGGTTCTGGAAATACGTGCGTTACCACATGCCTCCAGCTCAGAAGCGCTGA